The segment GCCCTGGGGGCCCTGGGCCAGGGGGGTAAACTCCTCAAGACCCAGGTCCCTTAGCCTTCCCGGGTCCACGCTTCCCTTCTCCCACCCCGCAAGCCGCCAGTAGGTGCGCACGCCCTCCTGGAAGGCCCCGGGGTCCAGATGGGCCTCGGGATTTCCCTTCCGGAAAGGCTGGAAGAAACGCTCGGGTAGGCGGTCCTCCTCCGGACCGATCCCCTCCCGTAGGTTGAAAAGCCGGGTGAGCTGAAGCGTCCTCTCCCCTACCTCCAGCATCTCCTTAGGGGAAAGCCGCCAGCCTGTGGTGGCGTAGATGGCCTCCTGCCACTCCTCTGGGGTCCAGGGCACAAAGTCGCACATCACCAGGCTGTTCACGAAGCCCCGCTCCCTCGTCTTGGTCCAGAGCATGCGGATTTTGGCCTCGGAAAGGTCCTCTGGGGGAAGGGGCGCAAAGTCTTCCCCATAGAAGCGAAGCTCCTTTAGGGCCTTCCCCTCCTTGGCGAAGGCGGTGTCGTGCAGGTTGTGGTTGTGGTCGGCTCCCGTTGGGCTCACCGCATACCCTACCCCCAGGGCCCGCTTGTACCGGGGGTCGTGCATGGGCACCTCCTGGCCCTTCACCTGCATGGCCAGCTCCGGATGGCCGATGGCCTCCGAAAGCCGCCTGGACCCCAAGGCCAAGAGCTCCCCAAGCCGCCCTTCCCTCCGGGCCAGCCTCTCTATGGCAGCGATCAAGGCGTCCCCGTTGCCGAAGCGGAGCCCCAGACCCTCATCGTCCAGGTAGCCCTTCTCCGCGGCCTCCATGGCCGAGGCGATGGTCACCCCCACCCCGATCACGTCCAGACCGTACTGGTTGCAGAGGGTGTTGGCCTTGGTGACCGCGTAGGGGTCCACCACCCCACAGGTGGAGCCCAAAGCCCCCAGCCCCTCGTACTCCGGCCCCCCGTACTCGGGGCGCACGTCGTACTTGCCGGTGCCCTCGATCCGCACCACCTGCTTGCAACGGATGGCGCAGGCGTAGCAGGTATCCCGACCGATGCGGATGCCCAGGGCATCCAGGCTAGTGCCGTCCAGGGCCTCGGCTCCTTCCAGGAAGCCATCCAGAAAGTTATGGCTGGGAAGAACCCCCCTTAGGTTAAAGGGCTTCACCGTGCCCACGGTACCCATGGTGACCAGGCCCGCGGCCCTTTCCATGCGTTCCCCCGCCATACGCCGGGCCAGGGTGGAGAGGAGGGCGGGATCGTGGTAAGTGGGACGGGTATCCTTTCTGGCCCGGGCGGAGACCGCTTTCAGGCGTTTGGCCCCCATCACCGCCCCCAAGCCCCCTCGCCCGGCGAAGTGGGCCAGGTCGTGGATCACGTTGGCGGTGAGAACTTGGTTTTCCCCTGCGATGCCGATCTGGGCCACACGGGTGCTGGGGCCATGCGCCGCCTTGAGAAGGGTTTCCACTTCCAAGGGGTCTTTACCCCAAAGATGGGAGGCGGGGTGAAGGGCCACCTCGCCACCCTCCACGTGAAGGTATACGGGTTCCTCCGCCTGCCCCAGGATCACCAGGGCGTCCAGGCCGGCGTTCTTCATCTCGGCGCCAAAGAACCCCCCAGCCTCCGCATCCCCATACCCTCCGGTGAGGGGGCTTTTGGCGGCCACGGTGTTGCGGCCCGACCCCGAGATGGGGGTGCCGGTGAGGATGCCGGGGGCAAAGATAAGGGCGTTTTCCGGGCCCAGGGGATCCGCTCCCCTGGGCACATGCTTCAAAAGAAGGTAGGCGGAAAGAGCCCTGCCCCCAAGAACGCTGCGCCAGAAAGCCTCGCCGTAGCTCTCGTACCAGATCCGTCCCGTGGAGAGGTCCACGAAGGCCACGCGGTCGTGATAGCCCTTGGGCATAGCTAAAGTTTAACCCCTGGGGCTAAAGCCCCAGGGGGAAAAACCCCACTTGCGCTAGCGGGTCTTCCCCGCCAAAAGGTCCTCGGCCAGCTTCTGGGCCTTGTCCAGGGCGGACTTGGGATCCGCCTTGTTCAAAATGGCCTCCTTGATGGCCTGGCCCAGGATGTCAAAGCGGATCTGCTCCCACTCCGCCAAAGCCGGCTCAAACTTAGCGTAGCGGCTTTGGCGCACGATGGTGGCGAAGTCGGGGTTCTCGGTAGCGTAGGTCTGGTAGACCGCATCCTTCAGAGCTCCCTCGGTCACCGGCACGTACCCGGTGGCGGTGGCGAAGACCGCCTGGGCCCTGGGGGAGAGGACAAACTGCAGGAAGTCCTTGGCCACCGCCTGCTCCTCCTTGCTGGCCTGGCGGAAGACCACCAGGTTGGTGCCCTGGACCAGGGCGAAGCCCACCTGGCCGGAGGTGCGGCCCGGCAGGGTGGCCACCCCTAGGTCAAACTTAGCCCCCTGGCGGTAATAGGTGTAGCCCGCGGAGGTATCCACGCTGAAGGCGTAAGGGCCGGAGCCCAGGTTCTGGTTGATGTACCCGGAGGTAATGGCCTTGGCCCAACCCTCCCTCACCCCGTTTTGCAGGAGGGTGAGGGCCTCCACCGCCTCCTTGGAGTTCAGGACCAGCTTGCCGTTTTTCAGGTAGCTTCCTCCAAGGTTGAAGAAGAAGTAGGCGAAGGTGGAGGCGTCCGGTTGGAACCAGTAGACCGGGCCCCCTTCGGCCTGGGAGAGCTTCTTGCTTAAGGCCACGAACTCCTCGAGGGTGATGGGCACCCTGGCCCCGTGCTTCTTGAGGAGGTCCTTGTTGTAGTAGAGGACCTGGATGCTCTTGTTGAAGGGCACCCCGTAGACTACCCCCCCGAAGCGCACGGCGTTCAGGAAGGCCAGGTTCACCCCCTGAAGCTTCACCCCCAAGGACTCAATGGGCAGAAGGGCCTTGGCCTCGAGGTACAGGGCGATGTTGTTCTCGTAGGCCTGGGCCATGGCCGGAACCTTCCCCGCGGCGAAGGCCGCCTTAATCTTGGTGGAGAGGTCCCGGTAGCTCCCCTGGGGTACGGGGCGCACGCACCGCCCCTGCTGGCCCTTGTTGAACTCCACCACCAGGTTCTCCAAGGCGGCCTTGGGCGCCCCTCCAGTGAAGCCGTGCCAGAGCTCGGCCACCACCTTGGCCTTGGCGCACTGCTCCTTGATGACGTCCTCGGGCTTGGCCTGCTGGGCCAGGGCCAACCCTAAAATCACCATCAGCAAAAGCGTTTTCCTCACCTCACACCTCCAGGCAGAGTATACCGCGTCCATTGTCAGGGGAAATTCAAACTCACTTGAGCCCCGAGCGGGCGATGCCCTGGATGAACTGGCGCTGGGCGAAGAAGTAGCCCAGGATCACGGGGAGGATCACGAAGGTGCTGGCCGCCATCAAGGCCCCATAGTCCGAACCCGCCTCGGAAACAAAGGCCTGCAAGCCCAGCTGCACCGTGCGCATCTCCGGACTTTGGGTGACGATGAGGGGCCAGAGGAGGGCGTTGTAGGCCCCCAGGAAGGTGAAGATACCGTAGGACACAAGCCCAGGGAGGCTTAAGGGC is part of the Thermus caldilimi genome and harbors:
- a CDS encoding aldehyde ferredoxin oxidoreductase family protein, which translates into the protein MPKGYHDRVAFVDLSTGRIWYESYGEAFWRSVLGGRALSAYLLLKHVPRGADPLGPENALIFAPGILTGTPISGSGRNTVAAKSPLTGGYGDAEAGGFFGAEMKNAGLDALVILGQAEEPVYLHVEGGEVALHPASHLWGKDPLEVETLLKAAHGPSTRVAQIGIAGENQVLTANVIHDLAHFAGRGGLGAVMGAKRLKAVSARARKDTRPTYHDPALLSTLARRMAGERMERAAGLVTMGTVGTVKPFNLRGVLPSHNFLDGFLEGAEALDGTSLDALGIRIGRDTCYACAIRCKQVVRIEGTGKYDVRPEYGGPEYEGLGALGSTCGVVDPYAVTKANTLCNQYGLDVIGVGVTIASAMEAAEKGYLDDEGLGLRFGNGDALIAAIERLARREGRLGELLALGSRRLSEAIGHPELAMQVKGQEVPMHDPRYKRALGVGYAVSPTGADHNHNLHDTAFAKEGKALKELRFYGEDFAPLPPEDLSEAKIRMLWTKTRERGFVNSLVMCDFVPWTPEEWQEAIYATTGWRLSPKEMLEVGERTLQLTRLFNLREGIGPEEDRLPERFFQPFRKGNPEAHLDPGAFQEGVRTYWRLAGWEKGSVDPGRLRDLGLEEFTPLAQGPQGN
- a CDS encoding ABC transporter substrate-binding protein, which produces MRKTLLLMVILGLALAQQAKPEDVIKEQCAKAKVVAELWHGFTGGAPKAALENLVVEFNKGQQGRCVRPVPQGSYRDLSTKIKAAFAAGKVPAMAQAYENNIALYLEAKALLPIESLGVKLQGVNLAFLNAVRFGGVVYGVPFNKSIQVLYYNKDLLKKHGARVPITLEEFVALSKKLSQAEGGPVYWFQPDASTFAYFFFNLGGSYLKNGKLVLNSKEAVEALTLLQNGVREGWAKAITSGYINQNLGSGPYAFSVDTSAGYTYYRQGAKFDLGVATLPGRTSGQVGFALVQGTNLVVFRQASKEEQAVAKDFLQFVLSPRAQAVFATATGYVPVTEGALKDAVYQTYATENPDFATIVRQSRYAKFEPALAEWEQIRFDILGQAIKEAILNKADPKSALDKAQKLAEDLLAGKTR